The nucleotide sequence aacaacaaaaaacccactaaATTCTTTACTTTTAACCATGTATATAAGAGCCAGAGCCAGTTAGCAAACCACTAGTACTAAAAATACTAGTTTCTTCCTCAAAGGAAAAGTGATCTTTCAAGAAAATCCTCAACTGACTATTCATTTAAGACATATTTATCTACATTATTAAAGGTGCTTCTGCTTTCTCAACTACAAATAAGAACTTGAGCTTTGTAAGCAAACAGACCTGCTTAGAAATATGGCTCTTCCCTGTACTGGCTTAGTGTCCTTAAGCAACTTACTTATCCCCTTAAACCAGTTTCCTTGCctacaaaatggggataaaaatcatGTACTTgaaccagacgtggtggctcacacctataatcccagcactttgggaggctgaggcgggcggatcacgaggtcaggagttcaagaccagcctggccaacatggtgaaacctcgtctctactaaaagtacaaaaaaaaaatcatgtacttaCCTCACAGATtattgggaagatgaaaaacatAATACAGgccaggccgaggtgggcagatcacttgaggttgggagatcgagaccagcctgaccaacatggagaaaccctgtctctactaaaaatacaaaattagccaggcgtggtggcgcgcctgtaatcccagctactcggggggctgaggcaggagaatcgcttgaacccagacccaggaggcggaggttgcggtgagccgagatcgcaccattgcactccagcttgggcaacaagagtgaaacttgtctcaaaaaaaaaacaaaccaaaaacaaaaaccaaacataatacatgtaaagcactaaGAACAGTGCCTGATATATCATTAAGTAATcaggaaatgttatttttattaatataataataaattactaaGGTTTTGTGAAGATTAATAGATCACTGTAGGCACAccataaatgttaactattatgtTTACTAAGAATATGCTGGCAAGAAGCAGTCTTTATTACAtcaaaacagaagtaaaaacGGTTACCCAGTTTTTTTGAATATGCATCCAACTTGTAAGCTGCCTGCTCAAGAGCTGCTACCTGCTCTTCAATGACATTGATCTGATCCAGATAAGGCTGCAGTCcagcatctttaaaaacaaagaaaaacttcaTGTTTATATGGCTTTATTAACAAGGAATATAGGAAAAGAGTGGAAAAGTAATAATGCTAGTGTCTCTCCAGCTATGCTAAGACAGATTAGGTGGTGTGACATGATTCTGAGCACTAGCAGGGCAGATGCTTTAGAAGACAGTAGCTAGTTGATCAGGCACAACTGTGGCCCAGACTTAGTGTCTCTCATCTActaattttccattctttttaatttcttgctcCTTGAGCAATCTTTCCATTACTGATTCTGTTTCTTGGGTACTCCCATACCAAGAAAGAGCACCCTAGAGAAAAGgaacacaaaaataataagtcaatggaaaaaatatattcgACTACTCTAAATTAGTGTTTTCCATTATAGagtttttggttttctgcttATAGAGTAATCCTTTATGGATTTGTAAATCAATTCATTAGAATCTGGCCACCCTTCCTTTGCCCCCTCCCATTCCAGGAATAAACTGATAAAATCAAGATTTAGAAGCAAAAATACCCATACAAACAAAACATGCTAATCCTCAGAATGGAAGAAATTCATCTTAAATTTGGaattcatttttagaaaacaagctcccacaagacaaggatgtcatgttccctcctcttctccaTGGCCCCAAGCACAAAAGAACATTAAATACAAACATGTTTAATTACAAATATTATTACTTACATTTCTGGTTTAAGTCCTTTAAGTTCCTACTAATGTTTATAGCAATATCTTTCATTTCAAGATACTTCAAGCTGGTGAGTTTATTCATATTTTCCAGGAGCTTATAGTCTTCACTGGTGGCTTGAAAATTAAACAGAAGATGTAATGTCTTTAAGATTTGTCTTAAATCATTAGAATGTGGGAGTATAAGCTAAGTGGTAGTTCAAGGCAGGACCAAGGAAGTGTCAAAGGAGTGGGCCACTTTTGATCTATGACATTTATAACTCAGCCTATGTACTCTGAAAGTCTAGGTAGAAATTCAGGCAACAATCAGAAAACTATTTAAACCAAACAAGATCCAGAAGGTTCAGGATCATGGTTACAAAGGGAAATGATAAACTCATGTCCTAAGAAAAGGGAGGTAAAATAGTCTTGGTACTTCTACAGCATGAAAACATTTaacttatatacatataatatatatactatcaggctgggcgcggtggctcatgcatgtaatcccagcactttgggaagccgaggcgggtgatcacgaggtcaggagttcaagaccaacctggccaagatagtgaaaccccatctctactaaaaacacaaaacaattagccaggcgtggtggcaggcacctgtaatctcagttactcgggaggctgaggcagagaattgcttgaatccaggaggtggaggttacagtgagccgagattgtgccactgtactccagcctgggtgacagagtgagactccatctcaaaaaaaaaaaaaaaatatatatatatatatatacacacacacacacacacacacactatcagCTAGGACCTCACTACTTCTTAGTAACTCATTTATTACCATGTATAATTCTATATTGCATTTTATGCATTGACATTTCCAAACCATCTGTCTGCTTCTCATATCCTCAGTTCTTTCCCTATCCCCATTCAAAGCAAATGGTCTCTACTCCAATTTTCCTAAAGGCCAAGTCCATTAACATAAGCTGCTTCAACCTCTCTGCcttacttcttttgttttttgtttttctctctgcctcactTCTAAACTTCTCTGGATCTTAATATCTTCCCAAGAGGCAGAAGTGTTCCTATTCTTGCCAAGACAACCCCTTCCTCTTGTGGCCTTGACCCCAAACACTTCTACTTCTTCAGGGCCTCTCTTCAATCATCTCCTTTCACTTGAATTTCCaaattctccctctctcctggcACCTTCCTCTCTATGTAGCAATATATTCAGATTTCTTCCAGCTGAAGAAATCTCTCTATTCTGCTACACTCTCTCTATTCTGCTACATCTATATCATTTGCTCAGTAAAGCAAAGGAGCGTCACTGctaaacaatttgaaaaagtaGCTGACACTCACTACATCCTCTTCCTTACCATTTACTTGCATATACCCTTGTAGTCTGGTTTTTGGCCCTACCATCCAGAGATTACATGCTCCAAAGTCATCCGTGCTCTGCTAACCACCAAATCCATGACATTTGCTCAGTTCTTATCCTCCTAAACCTCTCCATTGTCTTGGACACTACTGATCTCCTTCTCTTTGGGAAATGCTCATTTCCTTTGGCTGCTATGGCATTGTACTACACCGATGATTTTCTAATCTCTAACTGCTCTTCTTAGATGTCTATGCCAGATGCTTTCTTATCAGACCCCCTTAACTATCAGTTCTCAACTGTTTCTCAGCTGTAACACATAACTGATGTTTACATGGGTAGCACATACCTATGGGCATTCCCAGGCTTATGCTAGAAACTAGCATAGTTTAAGAGGAAATATCAATTTACTCTTAAATTCAATAAAGCATTTGTGCGAGTAAGAATAACAATCACAGGAAAATAACAATTtgcttaaaattaattatataataaatcatTTGGAAACCTAGGTACTTTAAGTGTTACTAAAAACAAATTAAGTGCACCATACAGGCATTCCCTGACATTTTAGCCTAGGCTCTCTTACCTACTTCTAAGCTCTTCCTTGGCAATCTCATCCTGCACAGCGTCCAATCACACCACTATGAAAGTGACTCCGAAATCTGTTTCTTGTGCTCTGATCAATCTCTGAGCTCTGGAATCCAATGTACAAGTCACCTGAGTTCCCTAGTTACATCAACAAGCAGCCAAcccaaaactgaaaacattttcaCACTAAACATGGTTCCTCTTTCCAGCTATTTTGGCTGATGGCACCACCCAGGCTTAAAACCTCAGATACATCTTGGTCTGCTTCCATCCCTCAATATCTACTTAAACAAGTCCTATAAAGTCCACTTCTGTAATGCTGTTGCACCCATgttctcctttccattccttttactACCACTCTGCCTCAGATCttcattacttttcttttcttttattattattagattaCTTGGAGCATGTAACCTCTGGATGGTAGGGGAAAAGATAAGACTACAAGGATGGAGttgtgctatgttgcccaggctggtcttaaactactggcctcaagcaatcctcttgcctcccaaagtgctaggattacagacatgagccacggtgcctggtcCTCTATTACTTTTCATCTGAATTGTTGCTCatctctctctgttctctctcccCCATATCTACACTCTCATATTTATACTGCTATCAAATTAGTCTCTCTAAAACAAAGGTCACAGCTAGGCATTgcgcctcatgcctgtaatcccagcactttgggaggccaaggtgggcagatcacttgaggtcaggagttcaagtccagcctggccaacatggcgaaacctcatctctactaaaaattaaaaaaaaaattagccaggcgtggtggcgtgtgcttgtaatcccagctactttggaggctggggcaggaaaattgcttgaacctgggagacggaggttgcagtgagccgagattgcaccactgcagtccagcctgggcaacaaaagcgaaaactccgtctaaataaaataaaataaaacaagggtGACATATTCAAACACCTAGAAGCCAGCAAGATAATGTAAATGAGTAAAGTAAGCCAAGTGCTTGCACATTAAATGCATAAGAAAATTATTCACTTCCATGAAGAAATGTGCTTCCCCTTACTTCTTGCAATATGCAATCCTCTTAGCCCATCATTTACTTTACCAGTTTTGATAGAGCCATTTGTATAGAAAACCATTTCTGTACTGctactaataaaaataacagtagaGAACAGTGATCAATGGCACTTGACACTAGTTCCCAGTAAAGGGAGAAAACAGAAAGTGGTAAGGACAAATTAGATAGCACTAGTCCTTTTAAGAGGCAGCTGCTCAGCTCTAGTCAATTATAGCCTTGAAAGAATGCAGGGGCTAGTAGCGCCAAATCTTTGGAATTGTTAAAGAGAAGCCAAACACCTACATTTTGTTACTTGGTTTCTCTtgctcaaaaataaacaaacaaataatcagGCTGATAACTTGCAGAgtcacagctgggtgcagtggctcacacctgtaatcccagcattttgggaagctgaggtgttaggatcacttgaggccagcttgggcaacggagcagacctcatctctattatttatttatttaggacagagtctccctccatcacccaggctggagtgcaatggcatgatcacagctcactataacctccacctctcaggtcaagcgattctcccgtgtcagcctcctgagtagctgggattataggcgtgtgccaccacacctggctaatttttgtatttttagtagaagcagggttttgccatgttgagcaggctggtctggaactcctgacctcaggtgatccgcctgcctaggcctcccaaagtgctgggattacaggcatgagccaccgtgcctggccatatttttttaaataataataataataaaagaaaagtaatgaAGATCTCAGACAGAGTGGTGgtaaaaggaatggaaaggagagcaTGGGTGCAAGAACATTACAGAAGTGGAATTTATAGGACTTGTTCAAGTAGATATTGAGGGATGGAAGCAGACTAAGATGTATCTGGGGTTTTAAGCCTGGGTGGTGCCATCAACCAAAATAGATggaaagaggatcacttgagctcaggagttcaagaccagcccaggcaacatagtgagaccctgtctcttaaaaacagaaaaagaaaaaaaaaaaaaattacagattcaCAACCCCTACTATTCTGTATCAAGCCTTTTCTCATAGATTCTGATTCACAAATTTAGCTTACAGTAATTTCCTGGGGAAGTGaaacaatttaataaatgtttttgagatGCTGTACTGGACCAgacttcactttctttctttttcttttttctttcttattttttttgagatggagtcacactctgtcgcccaggctggagtgcaagtggtgtgatctcagtccactgcaacctgcaacctccacctcctgggttcaagcgattctcctgccccagtctccccagtagctgggattacaggcgcccgccaccacggccggctaatttttgtatttttagtggagacaggatttcgccattttgcccaggctggtctcaaactcctgacctcaagtcatccaccagcctcggcctctgggattaaaggcatgagccaccgcgccctgcccataCTTCACTTTCTGATCCTCCTCCACACATAGGTCATGTGTCCACTTGGAAACGATCAAACACTAGTCATGTCCCAAAGGGTGGGTTATCAAATCCTCAGACCAAACTAATAGGTCCCTAAATCTGCAGGTCACTCCCCGTTCCtcaatttcatttctctttatccCGGTAAACACATCTTCTGCTTGAGCCAAACACACTGCTTGCACATACCACCTCATTCGCTAGTTGTATCATCTCCCCCTTTTCCACCAATAATTCCCTTCACAACCCTGCTCAAAATACACTTTCCCCAAGGATGCACTTCTTGATTACTGTTGCTGGATATGAactcttttttgttattgttttctcaTTAGTCTATGTTACAGAGGCCTGTAgagttgtattttctttctctcccattcATGGCCTCCCCCAACTTCCAACAGGCCTGTCTCAGGGCATGCAGGGTAGGAAGGGAGCTGCAGACTGATGCTGCTAACCATCTCCCAGGCCTCCTGGGCCAAACCGCACCCGAATCAACCCAGACCCCGCCTCACCCGTCAGTTCCCCAGTCAGGTAAGTGGCCATTTTGGAGAACATGTCCCGGCAGAGCTCAGTGATGTCAGCTTCAGCAGGCTCCTTCGCTTCCTCAGCTGTCTCCACGGCGGCATCGTCTGGGCCAAGGGAGAATGACTAAGTGTACCGCCTACACCCGGTGCTAATCCAGCCAAAGCAGCCTGTTCCGACATCCCTCCACTTGCCTTCATTCCATCAAGTCGGCTCCATTCTCCATCTGCCATAATTTCAAGTCCTTCACTGCGTCCCTGCCCATCTGACACATCAACTCGCCTCCCTCGCACCGCCCCTCGCCCATACCCGGCACCCCCGCTAAACCATCCCAGTCACCCTGACAGGACAAACACTCGCGCGCAGCGACAAGTGCACTCCTCTCACCAGCCCGTTCCTGccaggtgagccaccacacactcAACCTCGCCCACCCGAGACGGAGCCCCAGGCCCCCCACCGGACGCTTCCTCCCCATCCATTCCGGGTACCTCGGGCGGGCTCATCACGCCGGGTCGCCAGTACGCCCTCGGCTGCCGCCGCCATAGCGGATCCCGCGCTGTTTCCGGGCCGGGGTGCTGCGCATGCGCACTGGGTGTGCCCCGCCCACCCGGCCGGCCCTGCAGTCCTGCGCCTAGCGGTCCAGTCCAGCCTCAGGTCTATGACACAGCAAAGGGCGATTCCGGAGCCGAAATTGAAGCTACGCCAGGCTGTTGTGAATTGATCCACTGCCAACAGTCGCGACGTCTGGGACTGAGGGCGAGCTCATCCCTACAGTCACACCCTGGAGGGATCACTCATCTTGTACCACTCACGACCCGTCTGGGAATAGTCAACCCTGTTTGTGGCCTGCTGACCAAAACCACTGAAGACGGGTTGCCCCCTCTCCTGACACTCCGCACTGGAGTTAGTCATCAAAAGATTGCTCAGGGAATCCAAAGTTTTACAGGTTGTCTCGTCCACACTTTGGGAAACCTTCAGGCATTGATCCCTGGTCCTAAATACTGTCCCTCCCGATGTCCTGAGTTAACACCAACTCACTGGCCCCTATTTCTTAAACTGCAGGCAGGCATCTACTTCTCTTCAGTTGATACAGCCTTCCTTGAAGAAAGCTTGGACTGTAACTTTTTTAGGGCTGAGGATACACTCTGGTTATCTTAATTGCATTTAAGCTGTTTCACAAGCCTCCTAGGTGTACAGAGTACTTAATGGGATGGGAGAACAGGAGTGAGTGAAAGAGATGGATGAGAAGAAGTGACTGGGGAGCAATTGAAGGTGCAAAATGAGGAGGGATAAAGGCCACAGAAGAAGGGATAGGAGATATTCAGCAGGCCTCAGGCAGGCTCCTGGACACCCAAAATcttggtagtttcttttcttaTCCCTGGTTATCCTCCCTCTGCACCCTCTCACCCCACCCCGATGccagtacatacacacacacgccagCTACCCCTTATCCCCAGCCCTCCTACCCTGACTGTCTCCACCCTGAGGACTGAGTCTCACTTGTCACCTGTCCCCACTTTTCCTATGGTGCAACCATAGTAGCCACTATTTCAAGCCATTCCTGCGAGccagaagttcttttttttgaaacagagtctcgctctgtcacccaggctggagtacagtaacgtgatctcggctcagctcactgcaacctccacctcccgagttcaaacgattctcatgcctcagcctcccaagtagctgggataacaggcacgcgccaccacacccggctaatttgtttgtatttttattaaagacaggatttcagcattttgcccaggcttgtctggaacttctggcctcaagtgatccacccaacatagcctcccaaagtgctgggattacaagcgtgagtcactgtgctagGCCTAGAAGTTCTTCTAGCCCAGCTCCTTCACATCACTGCACCTACTCTATACCTCCTAGAGAGCATGAACCTATTCCAGCCCAGGCACATGGATGACCCACAATTTCAGCCTTTCTTCCCTCTATAATACCAGAAGCAAATGCAAAGTCCAAGTTTTCCTAAGGAGTTTTATTGATAGCCACCATGGAAACCCACATGATCTTATGGAAGAATAATGTCAGAACCCACCACATATTAATTCAAAGATCTCTGAATCCTGAGTTCATTTCCTTGCCTGATTCCCTTCAGGCTCCATTTTTATCTCCTGGTTAAAGCCCACTCAGTTTCCAGGTTCAGTGGACCAGGAGGCAGCCTCTTGCAGAAGATCCTTCATAGACTTTGCTCCGGGAGTGCCTCACACTTAACTCCTCTGCAACATTGGAATCTCACCACGGGAGAGTCTCCTCTCCTCTAaggcttcctcttctcttttataGGGAACCTCTGTGGGGGAAAACGAGAAACCCATGGGTGCTAGCAACAAATCTTGGGATGCACAAAGGATAAGAATAAGATTCACTGGGAACTAGGAAGACATCTAGATACCGCCTACTCTCTTGGTTTCTACCTTTTTCACAGACCATGGCTATCCAAGTGCTTAGGAAGAGCCATTACCCTCCCTCTCTTTATCctgtttgttaactttttttttttttaattaacacacAGAGCTAAGTACACAGGGAGTAAAAGGCCCAGTGGAAGACGTTATTTCACAGACCTATGTGGCAACACACAGAAACACTGATTCACAAGCCTAAGCATGATGCCCACCACACACAGAAACATTGGCTCAAAAGGCCAGATGCAGGGCGGGGCTCAGCAGCAGCCATGATGGGACCTGTTGTCCTAGAAGTGCAGGGGATGTGGTGAGGGGGCCTGTgcggaggcagagggagggaggcctgCTGTCTGATGCTTTAGGCCCCCTTCCTCACCACTCTCCTGCCCACCCTGGACTCCCCAGGGGTCTGGGGTCACAGCTGGGGCTGGCTGCGGGTGCTTCCAAATAGCTTGTtccttctgttggaagaagaaagggacaaatcatttgaagaaatagtttgtgtaccacttttcttttctctctatctGATTCCAGAGAACTCAGACTGCTATAGACTGTTTGCGTCCCTCCCAAATTCATCCGTTAAAAttgtaacccccaatgtgatagtattaggaggtggggcctttggcagGGGATTAGATAGTGAGTATGTAGCCCTTATGagtgggctcacgcctgtaattccagcactttgggaggccgaggtgggtggatcacctgaggtcaggagttcgagaccagcctgaccaatatggagaaaccccatctgtactaaaaatacaaaattagctgggtatggtggcacatgcctgtaatcccagctacttgggaggctgaggcaggagaatcacttgaactcaggaggcagaggttgcagtgagccgagatcgcgccattgcactccagcctggccaacaagagtaaaattccatctcaaaaaataataataataaataaaataaaaaaataaaataaaggagactTCCCTTACCCCTTCCACCATGAAAGggcacagcaagaagacagctcTCTATGAatcaggaagtgggccctcaacAGATACTGAatctactggcaccttgatcttagacttcccagcctcccaaactgtgagGAACAAATTTGtgttgcttataagccacccagtctatgataatTTATTATATCAGCCCAAACAGACTGACACAGACCATCTCATGTGGCCAAGGCAGCCCTTAGGCCAGGGCAAGCAACTTCCAGGCCTTATCTCCATGACCCATCTCTGCTGATACACTAACCGCTATGAACATGTTTCCCCAGGAGCCTGAAAACATAGGTCTTTCAAAAATGTTCTTGCCCCACCCACTGAGTGGAAAAGATGGCAGAGTTCAGCTGTGAGGAACTAGGAGGACCAGGTGAAGGGCCACTCACCACGCCTGGGGAGGGAGCCAGCCACCCCTTCCTCTCCAGCATTTTCAGCTTTGAGCCTACA is from Pan paniscus chromosome 8, NHGRI_mPanPan1-v2.0_pri, whole genome shotgun sequence and encodes:
- the BLOC1S2 gene encoding biogenesis of lysosome-related organelles complex 1 subunit 2 isoform X1, with protein sequence MAAAAEGVLATRRDEPARDDAAVETAEEAKEPAEADITELCRDMFSKMATYLTGELTATSEDYKLLENMNKLTSLKYLEMKDIAINISRNLKDLNQKYAGLQPYLDQINVIEEQVAALEQAAYKLDAYSKKLGNRFYFCFDVIKTASCQHILSKHNS
- the BLOC1S2 gene encoding biogenesis of lysosome-related organelles complex 1 subunit 2 isoform X3 gives rise to the protein MFSKMATYLTGELTATSEDYKLLENMNKLTSLKYLEMKDIAINISRNLKDLNQKYAGLQPYLDQINVIEEQVAALEQAAYKLDAYSKKLGNRFYFCFDVIKTASCQHILSKHNS
- the BLOC1S2 gene encoding biogenesis of lysosome-related organelles complex 1 subunit 2 isoform X2, yielding MAAAAEGVLATRRDEPARDDAAVETAEEAKEPAEADITELCRDMFSKMATYLTGELTATSEDYKLLENMNKLTSLKYLEMKDIAINISRNLKDLNQKYAGLQPYLDQINVIEEQVAALEQAAYKLDAYSKKLEAKYKKLEKR